The following DNA comes from Candidatus Cloacimonas sp..
CACGGTTCGCGTAGTTCTTGTTCAGCTAATTTTTGGCAGGATGTTTCTCCTCAAGAAGTATGGATAACTGCTCCTCGCAAAAATATTTACCACTTTCCCCATCCGGAGACAATGCAAAGTTTGCAAAAACAACAGGCAAAAATCTTAATAACTGGAAATGGCACCATCAAAAAAATAGGCATTCCGGCAAAAAAACGAGGTGACTAAGCTATAACATATTGTCCTATAGTTAGAAAACAAGAGTATATGCAGCTGGTTGTAAAGGATAATAAGGAGGGGGATACTTTTTACCTTTACCACCCACAAACTATAAATTATTTGCTTGACGAAAAATATGGCTGAAGTTTTATTGCTTAAGTAGGAAAGGAAGGAGAGTGAAATCTTTGTACTTACTTTTTTCGCGAAATATGAGAAAATATATCTTAATGAACAAAGGGTTTTATCCTAATGAAGTAATCCACTTCACAATACTTCCATATTTAAGAAAAAATGCTTATTTTAACAGTATCTTACATTTTGAAATGCCTACTGAAGTGAGAAAAACATAATGAGAATTGTTAGTTATCTTCCTGAAAACATATTGAGCAATGAAGAGCTGTCGGAGCTTTTTCCGGAGTGGACACCTAAGAAGATCGAAAAGAAGCTTGGGGTAAGAGAACGCAGGATTTCAGCGCCCGATGAAACTGCCTTAGATATGGCTGTCAAAGCATGCGAAAGATTGTTTGAGAGCGTTGATCGAAACATTATAGATTTTATTCTACTTTGTACTCAAAGTCCAGATTTCTTTTTGCCTACATCGGCTTGCATCCTTCAAGACCGTTTAGGACTCAGAACTGAGATAGGAGCTTTGGACTATAACCTTGGTTGCTCCGGTTATGTATATGGCCTATCGTTAGCCAAAGGATTACTTTCTGCCACAATTGCTGAAAATGTACTACTAGTGGTTTCAGAAACATATTCTAAGCATCTCCACCCTCAGGATAAAGGCAATAGAAGCATTTTTGGAGATGCTGCATCTGCAACGCTTATCAGTAAAGACATGCTTCCAAAGATCCACGAGTTTGTTCTCGGAACAGATGGCCGGGGCTGGAACAATCTAATTATCCCTAATGGCGCAATGAGAAATAGACCCAAGCAAAAAGCAACTGACTGGATTGACGAAAATGGTATTCTGAGAAATGATGACATGCTTTTTATGAATGGTCCTGAGATATTCAACTTTACCATTAAAGCAGTACCCATTCTCATAAAGCAAGTCCTGCAAAAGAATAATGTCAATATGGATGACATTGATTATGTGATATTCCATCAAGCAAATCAATATATGCTTCAATATCTTAGAGAGCTGGTTGGCGTAAATGAAGATAAGTTCTTTATTGATATGGCAGAAACTGGCAACACTGTATCTGCTACTATTCCCATCGCTTTAGAAAAATGCCTGAAAGAAGGTAGAATTAAATCTGGCGATAAAGTTCTCTTAGCCGGATTTGGCGTGGGTTATTCTTATGGTGCTACAATTATCACAATATAGGAGAATATAATGACAATCAATGAATTTTTAGTTCAATTAGCTAACTTGATCGAAATAGAAGATGAGCTAAGCTTGGATTCAAATCTGAAGGACTACGAAGAGTTTGACTCTATGGCCATAATGTCTTTAGTTGCTTTTGTACACAAGAATTTTGGCAAGCAGTTCAATGCCCGCCAGCTTAATCAGATAGATACGGTCGAATCTCTGGTTGAGTTAATCGGAAGCGATAGTTTTACAAAGTAATGATTTGGTCAGAGAATGCCCTGAAAGGTAAAAGAATTCTAATCACCGGAGCTTCTTCAGGAATTGGTAGGAGCTGTGCTATACTGTGTAGTGAGTTAGGTGCTGAGATTATTGCCTGTGGACGCAATGAAGATCGTCTTGCCCAAACTATGTCTTCATTA
Coding sequences within:
- a CDS encoding ketoacyl-ACP synthase III, whose translation is MRIVSYLPENILSNEELSELFPEWTPKKIEKKLGVRERRISAPDETALDMAVKACERLFESVDRNIIDFILLCTQSPDFFLPTSACILQDRLGLRTEIGALDYNLGCSGYVYGLSLAKGLLSATIAENVLLVVSETYSKHLHPQDKGNRSIFGDAASATLISKDMLPKIHEFVLGTDGRGWNNLIIPNGAMRNRPKQKATDWIDENGILRNDDMLFMNGPEIFNFTIKAVPILIKQVLQKNNVNMDDIDYVIFHQANQYMLQYLRELVGVNEDKFFIDMAETGNTVSATIPIALEKCLKEGRIKSGDKVLLAGFGVGYSYGATIITI
- a CDS encoding acyl carrier protein, whose product is MTINEFLVQLANLIEIEDELSLDSNLKDYEEFDSMAIMSLVAFVHKNFGKQFNARQLNQIDTVESLVELIGSDSFTK